The Anolis carolinensis isolate JA03-04 chromosome 1, rAnoCar3.1.pri, whole genome shotgun sequence genome window below encodes:
- the LOC134298313 gene encoding uncharacterized protein LOC134298313, whose product MQNSPPPPPSNITRKERRAIKDLNSDPEIIILPADKGNATVIMETEQYKEKIRQLLDPTIYKKLKQDPTNKITRKTNTLIKNSSINFDIRQQLCKSEALPPRLYGLPKIHKDSIPLRPIVSAIGSPTYNLAKFLATQLQTHIGLTAHYIKDSTHFIEKISNLNLSTKDILISFDVVSLFTKVPVADTTLIKQNFPEDITALFHHCLTTSYFQWDTGFYEQKDGVAMGSPLSPVVANFYMEYFEKQALETAPKKPTVWFRYVDDTFTIWSHGEEELSKFLDHLNSIHPNIQFTMEKEKEGKLPFLDVLVICKPNQQLGHTVYRKPTHTDRYLHKNSNHHPSQKRSTIKALTDRAQRICEPHLLQGELNHLNWALQANGYSTTDIRRAARPRTSHESQDKDPPRGKVFLPYIKETTDRIGKLMNKHNLQTIYRPTKKIQQMLRSAKDKRDPLSSAGVYRIPCSCGQVYIGTTKRSTQTRIKEHERHCRLIQPEKSAIAEHLMNPPGHRILFENTKMLDHSNNYHVRLHREANEIHKHVDNFNRKEETMKMNKIWLPVLQNSKIKTVDGNQNSEGLIDKGCPQARDKNISNAN is encoded by the coding sequence atgcaaaactctcccccccccccccccagcaacataacaagaaaagaaagacgggccatcaaagatctcaactcagatccagaaatcatcattcttccagctgacaaggggaatgccacagtaatcatggaaacagaacaatacaaagaaaaaatcagacaacttctagatcccacaatttacaagaaactgaaacaagaccctactaacaaaatcaccagaaaaacgaacactctaatcaagaactcctccattaactttgacatacgccaacagctgtgcaaatcagaagccctcccacccaggctttacggactccccaaaatccacaaggactccatcccactcagacccattgtaagtgccattggatcgccgacctacaacctggcaaaatttctggctacacagctacaaacccatattgggctcactgcacattatatcaaggactctacacactttatagaaaagatcagcaacctcaatctaagcaccaaggacatcctgatcagctttgatgtggtgtccctttttaccaaagtcccagtagctgacaccacactaatcaaacaaaacttcccagaagacatcacagccctgtttcaccattgcctcaccactagctactttcagtgggacactggattctatgaacagaaggatggagtggccatggggagccctctcagtccagtagtagcaaatttctatatggaatactttgaaaaacaggccctagaaacagcaccaaaaaagccaactgtttggttcagatacgttgatgacaccttcacaatttggagccatggagaggaagaactcagcaagttcctggaccatcttaacagcatccacccaaacatccaattcaccatggaaaaagaaaaggaaggaaaactgccatttctagatgttctggtcatctgcaaacccaatcaacaattgggccacacagtttatagaaaacctacacacacagatagataccttcataaaaactccaaccatcacccaagtcaaaaaaggagcacaatcaaagccctgacagaccgtgcacaaagaatctgcgaacctcacctcctccaaggtgaactaaaccacctaaactgggctctacaggccaatggatactccaccacagacatcagaagagctgcaaggccaagaacaagccatgagagtcaagacaaagatccacccagaggaaaggtgttcttaccatacatcaaggaaaccactgaccgcataggcaaactgatgaataagcacaacctacaaactatctacagacccacaaagaaaatccaacaaatgctacggtcagcaaaggacaagagggatcctctctcctctgcaggagtctaccggataccatgcagctgtggacaagtatacatagggaccaccaaacgcagcacccaaacaagaatcaaagaacatgaaaggcactgcagactaattcaaccagagaaatcagccatagcagaacatttGATGAACccgcctggacacagaatattatttgagaacacaaaaatgctggaccattccaacaactatcatgtcagactacacagagaagccaatgaaatccacaagcatgtggacaatttcaacagaaaggaagaaaccatgaaaatgaacaaaatctggctaccagtattacaaaactccaaaatcaaaacagtagatgggaaccaaaactctgagggcttgattgacaaaggatgcccccaggcaagagacaaaaacatctccaatgctaattag